Proteins encoded together in one Microbispora sp. ZYX-F-249 window:
- a CDS encoding stage II sporulation protein M — protein MDIDAFVAASKPSWDRLDDLVRRQRTLRGAEVDELVELYQRAATHLSIVRSGPADALLVGRLSSLVARARSAVTGAHSPAWREVARFFTVSFPVVAYRARRWWIGATVASLAVAYVVGVWVAGDPAVQNLIGTPEEIRQLVEHDFADYYSENPAASFAGHVWLNNAWLSMQVVVSAILLGLPIPWILWQNAANVGLLGGLMHAHDKADVFWGLILPHGMLELTAVFLAAGAGMRLGWTVIDPGPRRRAEVLAEQGRAVMSVALGLVVVLLVSGLIEAGVTPSGLPTWARISIGALAEALFLAYVIVFGRRAERRNETGDIEHAPDLAPTA, from the coding sequence GTGGACATCGATGCGTTCGTCGCCGCGAGCAAGCCGTCCTGGGACCGGTTGGACGACCTCGTACGGCGGCAGCGCACGCTGCGCGGCGCGGAGGTCGACGAGCTGGTCGAGCTCTACCAGAGGGCGGCGACGCACCTGTCCATCGTGCGGTCGGGGCCGGCCGACGCCCTCCTCGTCGGCCGCCTGTCGTCGCTGGTGGCGAGGGCGCGCTCGGCGGTCACCGGCGCCCACAGCCCGGCCTGGCGGGAGGTCGCCCGGTTCTTCACGGTGTCGTTCCCCGTGGTGGCCTACCGGGCACGCCGGTGGTGGATCGGCGCCACCGTCGCCTCGCTCGCGGTCGCGTACGTGGTGGGCGTCTGGGTGGCGGGCGATCCCGCCGTGCAGAACCTCATCGGCACGCCCGAGGAGATCCGCCAGCTCGTCGAGCACGACTTCGCCGACTACTACTCGGAGAACCCGGCGGCGTCGTTCGCCGGTCACGTGTGGCTGAACAACGCCTGGCTGTCCATGCAGGTCGTGGTCTCGGCGATCCTGCTCGGCCTGCCCATTCCCTGGATCCTGTGGCAGAACGCCGCCAACGTGGGGCTCCTCGGCGGACTGATGCACGCGCACGACAAGGCGGACGTGTTCTGGGGGCTGATCCTGCCGCACGGCATGCTGGAGCTGACCGCGGTCTTCCTGGCGGCGGGCGCCGGGATGCGGCTGGGCTGGACCGTCATCGATCCCGGCCCGAGGCGTCGCGCGGAGGTGCTGGCCGAGCAGGGCAGGGCCGTGATGAGCGTCGCGCTGGGTCTGGTCGTGGTGCTGCTCGTGTCCGGGCTCATCGAGGCGGGGGTCACCCCGTCGGGCCTGCCGACCTGGGCGCGCATCTCGATCGGCGCGCTCGCGGAGGCGCTCTTCCTGGCGTACGTGATCGTCTTCGGCCGCCGGGCGGAGCGCAGGAACGAGACGGGGGACATCGAGCACGCCCCCGACCTCGCTCCGACCGCCTGA
- a CDS encoding LVIVD repeat-containing protein — protein MFTLRRSGRALAVAGAAVVLALSGGPAQAADVLAPDEIAMSANVTHVANVPTPAALAGTINTDMAFQGDYAYVGNYGGFTIFDIRNPRQPAVVSSVVCPGSQMDMSVYGDLLFGSVDSSRNNDSCSSTGQAASVKESWEGVRIFDVSDKSNPKYIKSVETNCGSHTHTLVPDRRGKNVYIYVSSYSPSEDFPDCRPPHDLISIIKVPLKNPTAASVVATPVLFPDGGNPGDGQSYPYGTFATTGCHDITAYPEKGIAAGACMGDGILMDIRDPEHPKVLDVVRDDENFAFWHSVTFNNEGTKVVFTDELGGGGAATCNEAIGPNRGADAVYDITRGNKLVFKSYFKIGRYQDDTENCVAHNGSLIPVKGRDIMVQAWYQGGVSIWDFTDSAHPQEIGFFERGPWSQPLSGGFWSAYYYNGYIYGSDFNKGFDVLRINDPRTNQANSVKMDILNVQSQGSYREHGRR, from the coding sequence GTGTTCACCTTACGCCGCAGCGGCCGGGCGCTGGCCGTGGCGGGAGCGGCGGTCGTCCTGGCCCTGTCCGGCGGTCCCGCACAGGCCGCCGACGTCCTGGCCCCCGACGAGATCGCGATGAGCGCCAACGTCACGCACGTCGCGAACGTGCCGACCCCGGCCGCGCTGGCCGGCACCATCAACACCGACATGGCCTTCCAGGGCGACTACGCCTACGTCGGCAACTACGGCGGGTTCACGATCTTCGACATCAGGAACCCGAGACAGCCGGCGGTGGTGAGCTCGGTGGTCTGCCCCGGCTCCCAGATGGACATGTCCGTGTACGGCGATCTGCTCTTCGGGTCCGTCGACTCCTCCCGCAACAACGACTCGTGCTCCAGCACGGGCCAGGCGGCGTCGGTCAAGGAGTCGTGGGAGGGCGTCCGCATCTTCGACGTCAGCGACAAGTCGAACCCGAAGTACATCAAGTCGGTGGAGACGAACTGCGGCTCCCACACGCACACCCTCGTGCCGGACAGGAGGGGCAAGAACGTCTACATCTACGTCTCCTCCTACAGCCCGTCGGAGGACTTCCCCGACTGCCGGCCGCCGCACGACCTGATCTCCATCATCAAGGTTCCGCTCAAGAACCCCACCGCCGCCTCGGTCGTGGCGACGCCGGTGCTGTTCCCGGACGGCGGCAACCCGGGTGACGGGCAGTCCTACCCCTATGGCACATTCGCGACGACCGGGTGCCACGACATCACCGCCTACCCGGAGAAGGGCATCGCGGCCGGGGCCTGCATGGGTGACGGCATCCTGATGGACATCCGCGACCCCGAGCACCCCAAGGTCCTCGACGTCGTCCGCGACGACGAGAACTTCGCCTTCTGGCACTCGGTGACGTTCAACAACGAGGGCACCAAGGTGGTCTTCACCGACGAGCTCGGCGGCGGCGGCGCGGCCACCTGCAACGAGGCGATCGGCCCGAACCGCGGCGCCGACGCCGTCTACGACATCACCCGCGGCAACAAGCTGGTCTTCAAGAGCTACTTCAAAATCGGCCGCTACCAGGACGACACCGAGAACTGCGTCGCACACAACGGCTCGCTGATTCCGGTGAAGGGCCGCGACATCATGGTGCAGGCGTGGTACCAGGGCGGCGTCTCGATCTGGGACTTCACCGATTCGGCGCACCCGCAGGAGATCGGCTTCTTCGAGCGCGGCCCGTGGTCGCAGCCCTTGAGCGGCGGCTTCTGGTCGGCCTACTACTACAACGGCTACATCTACGGCAGCGACTTCAACAAGGGATTCGACGTCCTGCGGATCAACGACCCGCGTACGAACCAGGCCAACAGCGTGAAGATGGACATCCTCAACGTGCAGAGCCAGGGCTCGTACCGCGAGCACGGCAGGCGCTAG
- a CDS encoding DUF222 domain-containing protein — MLVASVRESAQALALAPVPDDADICLAEAEDLLFARDRITSALADLVGRVHRAGQARRHGHASTRSWLRTSGGMTVAGAGRLLTLAVELARLPLVREKFAAGELAAGVAEAICVAVSGLSDEQAALAEPILLELAARAGAAEVAKAGRYLRAVLDPDGADRDERADYGRRFLRVRPGKGGGLEGEFYLPREAAARLQALLDAYAKPKAEGDDRPLRVRQADAFMALLEEKIAAELLVLVNAESLPTDPTPGPAADSPEASKTGDHPKSADRPVTPEHPEAPGDTPDDQGTERTESTRDAGDSRGTGHTEGARNTQDAGESRGARHAEDARDSSVPEDTSAPTGKSGSADVGSTNPASPAETGDAEETACAVGADADVAAGAAVESTVNSADRAAGPRDVRSGGDATGYAQAKSRQRSESQQQPQQSAPQQNSQKRPEPQSWQSRWGEWRSPDPCGDACAAHAHAGPRPAGDCRHAQPTRENDRQHRWHGEDTRGCGCGGGVGCSSAAPEPPGTPGTPPEPEPGSAPGAAAGGLLGTVWGTLLGTAPGLLLATGQVLPISAVHRLARTSTLVRLVMDADGQVLDMGRKVRLATPAQRRAIYARYATCWIDGCP, encoded by the coding sequence GTGCTGGTGGCCTCGGTGCGGGAGTCGGCGCAGGCGTTGGCGCTGGCGCCGGTTCCCGACGATGCGGATATCTGCCTGGCCGAGGCCGAGGACCTGTTGTTCGCCCGGGATCGGATCACGTCTGCTCTTGCCGATCTGGTGGGGCGGGTGCATCGGGCGGGGCAGGCCAGGCGGCACGGTCATGCCTCCACCCGTAGCTGGCTGCGCACCTCGGGCGGGATGACCGTCGCCGGTGCGGGCCGGCTGCTGACGTTGGCGGTGGAGCTGGCCCGCCTGCCCCTCGTGCGGGAGAAGTTCGCCGCCGGCGAGTTGGCGGCGGGGGTGGCAGAAGCCATCTGCGTGGCCGTCTCCGGGCTGTCGGATGAGCAGGCCGCGCTGGCCGAGCCGATCCTTTTGGAGCTGGCGGCCAGGGCGGGTGCGGCGGAGGTGGCCAAGGCGGGCCGTTATCTGCGGGCCGTGCTGGATCCCGATGGTGCGGACCGCGATGAGCGGGCCGATTACGGGCGGCGGTTCCTGCGGGTCCGCCCGGGCAAGGGCGGCGGGCTGGAAGGGGAGTTCTATCTCCCGCGTGAGGCGGCCGCCCGGTTGCAGGCGCTGCTGGACGCCTATGCCAAACCCAAAGCGGAGGGTGATGACCGGCCGCTGCGGGTGCGTCAGGCGGATGCGTTCATGGCGTTGCTGGAGGAGAAGATCGCCGCCGAGCTCCTCGTCCTGGTCAACGCCGAATCCCTCCCCACCGACCCGACCCCCGGCCCTGCCGCCGACAGTCCCGAGGCCTCAAAGACCGGCGACCATCCCAAGAGCGCCGACCGGCCAGTGACTCCCGAGCACCCCGAGGCCCCCGGAGACACCCCGGACGACCAGGGCACCGAGCGCACCGAAAGCACCCGGGACGCCGGGGACAGCCGGGGCACCGGGCACACCGAAGGCGCCCGGAACACTCAGGACGCCGGGGAGAGCCGGGGCGCCCGTCACGCCGAGGATGCTCGGGACAGCAGCGTCCCCGAGGACACCAGCGCCCCCACCGGGAAGAGCGGCTCGGCTGACGTCGGCAGCACCAACCCCGCCTCCCCCGCCGAGACAGGTGACGCCGAGGAGACCGCGTGTGCGGTGGGTGCCGATGCCGATGTAGCCGCTGGGGCCGCCGTCGAGAGCACCGTCAACAGCGCCGACCGGGCAGCCGGACCACGTGACGTGCGGTCCGGCGGTGACGCGACCGGATACGCGCAGGCGAAGAGCAGGCAGCGGAGCGAGTCACAGCAGCAGCCACAGCAAAGCGCGCCACAGCAGAATTCGCAGAAGCGGCCGGAACCACAGTCGTGGCAGTCGCGGTGGGGCGAGTGGCGATCGCCTGATCCTTGCGGGGACGCCTGTGCCGCTCACGCCCACGCCGGGCCTCGGCCTGCGGGGGACTGCCGCCATGCGCAGCCCACCCGTGAGAACGACCGCCAGCACCGGTGGCACGGCGAGGACACGCGCGGGTGCGGGTGCGGCGGTGGGGTGGGGTGCTCATCCGCAGCGCCGGAACCACCGGGGACGCCGGGGACGCCACCGGAACCAGAGCCGGGGTCGGCACCGGGAGCAGCGGCCGGCGGACTGCTGGGCACGGTGTGGGGGACGCTGCTGGGGACGGCGCCGGGGTTGCTGCTGGCGACCGGGCAGGTGCTGCCCATCTCCGCCGTGCACCGGCTGGCCCGCACCTCCACCCTCGTGCGCCTGGTCATGGACGCCGACGGGCAGGTGCTCGACATGGGCCGCAAGGTCAGATTGGCCACCCCCGCCCAGCGGCGGGCCATCTACGCCCGCTACGCCACCTGCTGGATCGACGGCTGCCCG
- a CDS encoding DUF305 domain-containing protein — protein sequence MRVARVSRVLVALTLVTGAASLLSGCSQDVHASGPVSTAPVIAPGRPGEEARTLSPAEAATAIPTPSINAADVRYVQDMIVHHRQALDMTDLAPARASSAKLKALAARIHDVQGPEIRVMTSWLDREGLPRPDHHASHEDMPGMAAPEQMEALRAASGTGFDSLFLQLMIAHHEGAITMATRALTGASHPTIEQWATDVIAEQTAEIRRMRVMQGA from the coding sequence GTGCGGGTCGCACGAGTGAGCAGGGTGCTGGTGGCACTGACCCTTGTGACCGGTGCCGCCTCACTCCTGAGCGGCTGCTCCCAGGACGTACATGCGAGTGGTCCGGTGTCGACCGCCCCCGTGATCGCACCCGGCAGGCCCGGAGAGGAGGCCAGAACCCTCAGCCCCGCCGAGGCGGCCACCGCGATCCCCACTCCCTCGATCAACGCGGCCGACGTCCGGTACGTCCAGGACATGATCGTCCACCACAGGCAGGCGCTGGACATGACGGACCTGGCGCCCGCGCGGGCCTCGTCCGCCAAGCTGAAGGCGCTCGCGGCCCGCATCCACGACGTACAGGGACCGGAGATCCGGGTCATGACCTCCTGGCTGGACCGGGAGGGTCTCCCCCGGCCCGATCATCACGCGAGCCATGAGGACATGCCGGGCATGGCCGCCCCGGAGCAGATGGAGGCGCTCAGGGCGGCGTCCGGCACCGGGTTCGACAGCCTCTTCCTCCAGCTGATGATCGCTCATCACGAGGGCGCGATCACGATGGCGACGCGGGCGCTCACCGGCGCTTCGCACCCCACCATCGAACAGTGGGCCACCGACGTGATCGCCGAGCAGACCGCCGAGATCCGGCGCATGCGGGTAATGCAGGGCGCCTGA
- a CDS encoding DUF4129 domain-containing protein: MTAVRAAALLASPVDAGRDEAAREAARELSGAGYQHEPLFDRLQREISQFLGDLLSGGGTGEGGVMSLVLLVVLLAVLAVLLLWALRRFSGSRRTESGAVFGQRERTAAEHRAEAERLAAEGGWAGAIQERLRAIARELEERAVVSPMPGRTADELAEVAGQALPPHAAGLRAAARLFDDVTYGGAGGTREGYLTLTALDERLRSARTGAAA; the protein is encoded by the coding sequence GTGACGGCCGTGCGGGCCGCCGCACTGCTCGCCTCGCCCGTCGACGCCGGCCGCGACGAGGCCGCGCGGGAGGCGGCGCGCGAGTTGTCAGGGGCGGGCTACCAGCACGAGCCGCTGTTCGACCGGTTGCAGCGGGAGATCTCGCAGTTCCTCGGCGACCTGCTGAGCGGCGGCGGCACGGGCGAGGGCGGCGTGATGTCACTCGTCCTCCTCGTCGTCCTCCTCGCCGTCCTGGCCGTGCTGCTCCTGTGGGCCCTGCGCCGCTTCTCCGGCAGCCGGCGTACGGAGAGCGGAGCGGTGTTCGGACAGCGCGAGCGGACGGCCGCCGAGCATCGCGCCGAGGCCGAACGCCTGGCGGCCGAAGGCGGGTGGGCCGGGGCCATCCAGGAGCGGCTGCGCGCCATCGCCCGCGAGCTGGAGGAACGCGCCGTCGTCAGCCCGATGCCGGGCCGGACCGCCGACGAGCTGGCCGAGGTCGCCGGGCAGGCGCTGCCGCCCCACGCGGCCGGCCTGCGCGCGGCGGCACGCCTGTTCGACGACGTGACCTACGGCGGGGCGGGCGGCACCCGGGAGGGCTACCTGACGCTCACCGCGCTGGACGAACGCCTGCGGTCGGCCCGCACGGGCGCGGCCGCATGA
- a CDS encoding DUF4350 domain-containing protein, with translation MTTTTTPGRARRTAWVTLLAALVLLAAALPILLSGGPSGGRALDPEDTSLQGGAALARLLQAHGVQVARVETPAAAVAAAGPHTLLLVSEASLLSRDAAGRIAVAFGDRLVVGSVPYLDVLAPGVRRQGAARTRSRAPECALPEAVRAGHAYTGGVSLTGPPGATGCYPEGDGHTLVRYTEDGDTVTVLGDASFLTNLRLAEDGNAALALNLAGARAKLVWLAAPDDSAETGGGTDEEARSLGDLIPAGVKWAVVQLAVAVAVAALWRGRRLGPVVAERLPVVVRAAETVEGRGRLYRSRRARDRAALALRAAAADRLAPRLGLPRTATPEEVAVAAAARTGRDPEPVLTLLCGPPPGDDTALVALAAHLDTLERQVRDS, from the coding sequence ATGACGACCACCACGACGCCGGGGCGCGCGCGGCGGACGGCCTGGGTCACGCTGCTGGCGGCGCTCGTGCTGCTCGCGGCGGCGCTGCCCATACTGCTGTCGGGGGGACCGTCCGGCGGCCGTGCCCTCGATCCCGAAGACACCTCGCTGCAGGGCGGCGCCGCCCTCGCCCGGCTGCTGCAGGCGCACGGGGTGCAGGTGGCCCGCGTGGAGACCCCCGCCGCGGCCGTGGCCGCCGCCGGGCCGCATACCCTGCTGCTGGTCAGCGAGGCGAGCTTACTGAGCCGCGACGCCGCGGGCCGCATCGCCGTGGCTTTCGGCGACCGGCTCGTCGTCGGCTCCGTGCCGTACCTCGACGTGCTCGCCCCCGGCGTCCGCAGGCAGGGCGCGGCGCGCACCCGATCCCGGGCTCCGGAGTGCGCGCTGCCGGAGGCGGTGCGGGCCGGCCACGCCTACACCGGCGGCGTGTCCCTCACCGGGCCGCCGGGGGCCACCGGCTGCTACCCGGAGGGCGACGGGCACACCCTGGTCCGTTACACCGAGGACGGGGACACGGTGACCGTGCTCGGCGACGCGTCGTTCCTGACCAACCTGCGTCTCGCGGAGGACGGCAACGCGGCGCTCGCGCTGAACCTGGCGGGAGCGCGGGCGAAGCTCGTCTGGCTCGCCGCGCCGGACGACTCCGCGGAGACCGGCGGCGGGACGGACGAGGAGGCCCGATCGCTCGGCGACCTCATCCCCGCCGGCGTGAAGTGGGCCGTCGTCCAGCTCGCCGTCGCGGTGGCCGTGGCCGCCCTGTGGCGGGGACGCAGGCTCGGGCCCGTCGTGGCCGAGCGCCTGCCCGTGGTCGTGCGGGCGGCGGAGACCGTGGAGGGCCGCGGGCGCCTCTACCGGTCCCGCCGGGCGAGGGACCGGGCCGCCCTCGCGCTGCGGGCCGCCGCGGCCGACCGGCTCGCCCCCCGCCTCGGACTGCCCCGCACCGCCACCCCGGAGGAGGTCGCCGTCGCGGCGGCCGCCCGTACCGGCCGGGACCCGGAGCCGGTGCTGACGCTGCTGTGCGGCCCGCCGCCCGGGGACGACACCGCGCTGGTGGCCCTCGCCGCCCACCTGGACACACTCGAAAGGCAGGTACGAGACTCTTGA
- a CDS encoding AAA family ATPase yields the protein MTIPESDAARDALAALRAEVAKAVVGQDPIVTGLVIALLCRGHVLLEGVPGVAKTLLVRTLSATLALDFKRVQFTPDLMPGDVTGSLVYDARTAEFEFREGPVFTNLLLADEVNRTPPKTQAALLEAMEERQVSVEGEARALPDPFIVVATQNPVEYEGTYQLPEAQLDRFQLKLTVPLPPREQEIAVLERHALGFDPRDLSEIKPVASAADLEAGRRAVAQVHVGAEVLGYIVDVARATRQSPSLQLGVSPRGATALLAAARAWAWLSGRSYVTPDDVKALARPALRHRVGLRPEAELEGATPDGILEGILATVPVPR from the coding sequence TTGACCATTCCTGAATCGGACGCCGCGCGCGACGCGCTCGCGGCGCTGCGTGCGGAGGTGGCCAAGGCGGTCGTGGGCCAGGACCCGATCGTCACCGGCCTGGTCATCGCGCTGCTGTGCCGGGGTCACGTGCTGCTGGAGGGCGTGCCCGGCGTGGCCAAGACCCTGCTCGTACGCACGCTGTCGGCCACGCTCGCGCTGGACTTCAAGCGGGTGCAGTTCACCCCCGACCTCATGCCGGGCGACGTCACGGGTTCGCTGGTCTACGACGCGCGGACGGCGGAGTTCGAGTTCCGCGAGGGGCCGGTCTTCACCAACCTGCTGCTCGCCGACGAGGTCAACCGCACCCCGCCGAAGACCCAGGCCGCCCTGCTCGAGGCCATGGAGGAACGGCAGGTCAGCGTCGAGGGCGAGGCCCGCGCGCTGCCCGACCCGTTCATCGTCGTGGCGACGCAGAACCCCGTCGAGTACGAGGGCACCTACCAGCTTCCCGAGGCGCAGCTCGACCGGTTCCAGCTCAAGCTGACCGTGCCGCTGCCGCCGCGCGAGCAGGAGATCGCCGTGCTGGAGCGGCACGCGCTCGGCTTCGACCCGCGCGACCTGTCGGAGATCAAGCCCGTGGCGTCCGCGGCCGACCTCGAGGCGGGACGCCGGGCGGTCGCCCAGGTCCACGTGGGAGCCGAGGTGCTCGGCTACATCGTGGACGTCGCCCGGGCCACCCGGCAGTCGCCCTCGCTGCAGCTCGGCGTCTCCCCCCGGGGGGCCACCGCGCTGCTGGCCGCCGCCCGCGCGTGGGCCTGGCTGTCGGGCCGGTCGTACGTGACGCCGGACGACGTGAAGGCCCTGGCGCGGCCCGCCCTGCGGCACCGGGTGGGGCTGCGCCCGGAGGCCGAACTGGAGGGCGCCACCCCCGACGGCATCCTGGAAGGCATCCTGGCCACCGTCCCCGTTCCCCGGTGA
- a CDS encoding DUF58 domain-containing protein, with the protein MALTGRVGLLAALAAIVVLLAPEPGLVVLAALLVLAVLVAADLLLAGAVRGLRFARDGDRRVRLGQSAAIGLIVDNPGRRRVRGVLRDAWQPSAGAAARRAALDVPPRERRRLVTTLTPTRRGDREAVAVTVRSVGPLGLAARQRTFHVPWTVRVLPPFLSRRHLPARLARLRELDGRHPALVRGQGTEFDSLREYVVGDDVRSIDWRASARRSDVVVRTWRPERDRRVLIVLDTGRTSAGRVGVAPVPGSGPSGWPRLDWSMDAALLLAALAARAGDRVDFLAYDRAVRAQVSGVSRTEVLSSLVNVMAPIEAELVEADAAGMVAAVLSRARRRCLVVLLTDLNAAAMQEGLLPVLPSLSSRHMVLVASVADPRVADMAGGRGTAEAVYDAAAAERLRGERREITAVLRRHGVEVVDALPEDVAPALADAYLALKAAGRL; encoded by the coding sequence GTGGCGCTGACCGGACGCGTGGGACTGCTCGCCGCCCTCGCCGCGATCGTCGTGCTCCTCGCTCCCGAGCCCGGCCTGGTCGTGCTGGCCGCGCTGCTCGTGCTCGCCGTGCTCGTGGCGGCCGACCTGCTGCTCGCGGGGGCCGTGCGCGGGCTGCGGTTCGCACGCGACGGCGATCGGCGGGTGCGGCTCGGGCAGTCGGCGGCGATCGGCCTGATCGTGGACAACCCCGGCCGGCGGCGGGTCCGGGGCGTCCTGCGCGACGCCTGGCAGCCCTCGGCCGGGGCCGCTGCGCGCCGGGCGGCGCTCGACGTGCCGCCCCGCGAGCGGCGGCGCCTGGTCACGACGCTGACGCCCACCCGCAGGGGCGACCGGGAGGCCGTCGCCGTGACGGTCCGCTCGGTCGGGCCCCTCGGCCTGGCGGCGCGCCAGCGCACGTTCCACGTGCCGTGGACGGTCCGGGTGCTGCCGCCGTTCCTCAGCCGCAGGCATCTGCCCGCGCGGCTGGCCCGGCTGCGCGAGCTCGACGGGCGGCATCCCGCGCTGGTGCGCGGCCAGGGCACCGAGTTCGACTCGCTGCGCGAGTACGTGGTCGGCGACGACGTCCGCTCGATCGACTGGCGGGCGAGCGCCCGGCGCAGCGACGTCGTCGTGCGGACCTGGCGGCCCGAACGCGACCGCCGCGTGCTGATCGTGCTCGACACGGGCCGCACCTCGGCGGGCCGGGTCGGGGTGGCGCCGGTGCCCGGCTCCGGCCCTTCCGGATGGCCCCGGCTGGACTGGTCGATGGACGCCGCGCTGCTGCTGGCCGCCCTCGCCGCCCGGGCCGGCGACCGCGTCGACTTCCTCGCCTACGACCGGGCCGTACGGGCACAGGTGTCCGGCGTGTCGCGAACCGAGGTGCTGTCGTCGCTGGTGAACGTGATGGCGCCGATCGAGGCGGAGCTCGTCGAGGCCGACGCGGCCGGGATGGTGGCGGCCGTGCTGTCCAGGGCGAGGCGGCGCTGCCTGGTGGTGCTGCTGACCGATCTGAACGCGGCGGCCATGCAGGAGGGCCTGCTGCCCGTGCTGCCCAGCCTGTCGTCCCGGCACATGGTCCTGGTGGCCTCCGTCGCCGACCCGCGGGTGGCGGACATGGCGGGCGGGCGGGGCACCGCCGAGGCGGTCTACGACGCCGCCGCGGCCGAGCGGCTGCGCGGCGAGCGGCGCGAGATCACCGCCGTGCTGCGCCGTCACGGTGTGGAGGTCGTGGACGCCCTGCCGGAGGACGTCGCCCCCGCGCTGGCCGACGCGTATCTCGCCTTGAAGGCCGCCGGCCGGCTCTGA
- a CDS encoding RDD family protein — MSEVVTGEAVVVEVRIAQLSSRALAFLIDWAVQWAAIITAFVLVTQASLVTDESLSTGLLILFIVLVTVGYPVAFETISRGRSLGKLALGLRVVSDDGGPERFRQALFRGLAGFLEFWTFSGAPALITSLVNQRGKRLGDLFAGTTVIGERTPRQAPPPEMPPALASWAATLELSGLSDDLANTARQYLSRWHQLSPGMREDMGLRVAGQVSAQVAPPPPPGVPPYAYLAAVLAERRRREEIRLARARSASPPYGPQGYGVQGHGVQGHGVQGHVVPGSAYHAPPPPPREPGPPRGEAPPTSGGFVPPI, encoded by the coding sequence GTGTCCGAAGTCGTGACCGGCGAGGCCGTCGTCGTCGAGGTTCGCATCGCCCAGCTCTCCAGCCGCGCGCTGGCCTTCCTCATCGACTGGGCCGTCCAGTGGGCGGCGATCATCACGGCGTTCGTGCTGGTCACGCAGGCGTCCCTGGTGACCGACGAGTCGCTGTCCACCGGTCTGCTCATCCTGTTCATCGTGCTGGTCACCGTGGGCTACCCGGTCGCGTTCGAGACGATCAGCAGGGGCCGCTCGCTGGGCAAGCTCGCCCTCGGTCTGCGCGTGGTGAGCGACGACGGCGGGCCGGAGCGCTTCCGGCAGGCGTTGTTCCGCGGGCTCGCCGGGTTCCTGGAGTTCTGGACGTTCTCCGGCGCCCCCGCGCTCATCACCTCGCTCGTCAACCAGCGCGGCAAGCGCCTCGGGGACCTGTTCGCCGGCACGACCGTCATCGGGGAGCGGACGCCGCGCCAGGCCCCGCCGCCGGAGATGCCCCCGGCGCTCGCGTCGTGGGCCGCCACGCTGGAGCTGTCCGGGCTGTCCGACGACCTGGCCAACACCGCGCGGCAGTACCTCTCCCGATGGCACCAGCTCAGCCCCGGCATGCGGGAGGACATGGGCCTGCGCGTGGCCGGGCAGGTCAGCGCCCAGGTGGCGCCGCCGCCCCCGCCGGGCGTCCCGCCGTACGCCTACCTGGCCGCCGTACTGGCCGAGCGCAGGCGCCGCGAGGAGATCCGGCTCGCCCGGGCCCGTTCCGCTTCCCCGCCGTACGGCCCGCAGGGGTATGGGGTTCAGGGGCACGGGGTTCAGGGGCACGGCGTCCAGGGGCACGTGGTTCCGGGCTCCGCCTACCACGCGCCGCCGCCCCCGCCGCGGGAGCCGGGGCCGCCGCGCGGAGAGGCTCCGCCGACATCGGGAGGATTTGTTCCACCTATTTAG